Below is a window of Malania oleifera isolate guangnan ecotype guangnan chromosome 1, ASM2987363v1, whole genome shotgun sequence DNA.
TTTCGCTTACAAATTaagtttgaaaaagaaaagtacTTAAATTGATACTTTCCGTCTTTTCTATGCAAATGCATCGAGGATAATATTTGTGAGTGAAAATACATATTCATACTTCAAAAAGTGAATTGTATCGTGATTTAATTTGAACtatttttcttttgcttttgtTACCATCCACCAATTCTCTATACCACTGAAAGATTCTCCCTTGTGTATTTTGCAGGAAATGGATACATCAAACCCTGCAGTTTTTGTGAACATGGATTTGCTGCGTATGTATGTGGGACGGAAGGTTCGAGCAGTGGTTCAAGTCATTCGTTCTGATGGTGGTGTCATAATTGGTAAATCTACAGATGATCAGCAGATAGTTGTAAAAGGCTCCCCACCTGCTGCTCTAACAACTTTTGTTGAGGTAATTGGTGTTGCAGACAGTAACCAATCCATCCGTGCTGAAATATGGACCAACTTTGGCGATTCATTCGGTATGATGTTTGTTCTTTCTTAACCCAATGGAATTTGGCTTCTGTTATTTTTGTGCTGTTTTGGAACTGCTTAAATAAGCAGTCCTGGTTTATTGCTTCCCTATCTCTTTTCTCCTCGAAATGGGATCCCTTTTGAAAAATGGCATTTGGACTGTGTTTAGATTAGGTAATAGTTTTGCTGGAAGAACCAAATTTCGCCTTTCAACTGAATTTTTTTCAGATGGAACTTGCAAGATGCTGGAATACTACCCTTTTTATTAACTCAAATAACTTTTGAGCTGCACATGGAACTTGCATCActggaaaaattatttaaaagctCTCCCTACCTGACCATGAAACTAGATTATTTTTGAAGAACCAGCTGACTTTTTTACAGGTCGTGCTTTTGTCTAGATGTATTCAACAACCCAATTAGCAGTGccaatgttttttattttttttttcatttcattaaATTATGTTTCTTATAAAACCACATTTCTTGGTGGACTGGAATTGACCTATACTTTGGAAGTCTCCATCAATGGTTCTGCTTGTGTCATCAAGAGGGCTGGTTACGATGCCCACCACAGTTAAAAAGTGTATTGATATCAAGTGTTGCAATCTAGTAGTGCTCCTGTACCTTCATACATGTACTTGACAGGTGGATATTCAAGTTATTAACAGTTTATTCCTATCTGGTTGTGGACACCCATTGGGCACTCTTTATTTCAGCAGGATATTTCTAGAAATGCTTTTATTCTTGACAAACGATTcaatcataaaaaaatatatatgatgctGAAGTATATTAAAGATTCTTGATTATCAGGATATaacaacaatcaaaacttaaGTCGCATTAGGTGGACTTAACTATGAATCTTGTTTCTGCCATTTTGCACAATCTAATACAATATCATGAGAAAGATAAGAATGCCACAAAGTCCTGACTCGGTTCAAGTTGTCCTAAGTTTACCCTTTACTCTCTTATCGTCGCCGACAACAATTAGCTAACCTTTCACTGCTGTGTTATTGGGTTTTAGTTGCAACTTGCAATTGCCCAAACCATTTTAGTAGCGCATACCTTACTTTTGCAGGTGCTAGGGTGAGGAGTTTCTATTGTTCcactgaaatatattttttattagatAACTAATGGAATCCAATATCTTTTTGTTTTAGCTTCTTAAATGAAACAAACTGTGTGGTTTGGCttctgatatatatatttcttgttttgtttttctcTGGCAGATACTCATAATTACAATCAGATTTGTGTACTTGCAAATGGGGAGTTCAAACATTTGTTTATTTAAGGAGGTACAACAAAGCTATGTTCATGATGAATCAGCTGGAACAAGCAATCGTCTCTTTGTATAGCCATGCACCTCATGATATAGAGACACTTATTGTTCTTCAAACATTTTTGTACGTGGGCATGGTTTACTATCAGTAGGTTTTGTGTGTAAGAAGTATTTTTGTTTTGCCATTTTGACCATCTGGAGCGCAGCCCCATTTTCCTTTGAGCCTGTTAAAGAGGACCTGCTTTTTTCAGATGCAACAattttccacaattcatgtgtTTGGGACATCTCTTGGAGTACTATGTTTTTCAGTTGTGTTCATCTGTGTTTGCCTTGTTGATTGCTTGTCCACTGCTTTTCAGCTGTCGCAATgggatattatttttaaaattcaaatgtaGCAAAAACATGATTTGAAGACTGCTTTTTCGTCATGCGCATTCATTATATCTCAAAACCAAATTACTCAAGAGTTAAAATAATTATTCTCTAGCATTCATTATATCTTGTTTATTCTGAGTTCATGTTATGacaaatcccaaaaaaaaaaaaaagcgttttcttaaaaattatgatttcatAGTCTCCAAGGATTTGCAACTCCaccaaagaatttttaaataatttgagAAGTGTCAATTATCAGCTCAAATTGGAGGGGTGCACATGTATAAACTTCCATTATATCAAGCCTACTGAGTACATTGATTTGCATTCTCAGCAACATTACACCAATAACTATGGGATTTAATTAATTTATGCAAATTATCAATTTCCTTAGGAGGAGTGCTCATGATTTGTGTTGGTACGAAACACCAATTGACCCAACCTTGTCAATTTGGTAAATTTTCAATCTTAAGTCAAACCATAAAGGATATATTTTAGATCATTATGGTTATGGGTGGGTTGGATTGCGATGACGGTACATTTTTTTGGCCCCTGcattactattattagtattattttataGTTATGTTGGAAACCTGAGCCATATATACCGAAGTCACCAACTAACACCTAactttttgatttcatttgttgGGTTGGTTAGGTTTAAGTGACTTAAGTGGGTCTTTGAACAACTCTTTTGTGACGCCCCAAAATTTCActtaacataataacaataatacatttattcacatataataacacaatatctctgataccacaatggtGACAACCCTAACCCAAAAGGGGGTTTCCATAACATAATTTAAATGCATACATTAGAAGCAAAAAGATCATCCATTCTATATGTACCAGAGTACTACCTCACAACCATTACATTTACcatacccaaaattcatattacaaCACAGAAAACCCAAAACGTCTATTATAAACAGACTAGTGTCCCACCAACTCTCTCCCTCAACGAGATCGTCTAAGTTCTGCTTTGGAGCTCCTAAGCTTGATTTCCTGTAGGCCCTGAAAAGTTGATATatttattagggtgagacacttctcactaagatgaaataaattatttttaatgtgTGGCTAACGTGAGTTTAAGTGAAATCaaacacattctttaatttactttatctgaCAAATATGACATTtgtacaatataactcacacctatagagttgaaaatacacattttcctTCATAATATAAATAGGCTTAGTaaacaacaccatttacataaattcacatatatgcgtagaagaagcccccttttggacaaacaacatcatcatgtaataaccccacataatcgggttgtgcggttcgaagactggacttagtcttaactggcctaccaccaagttaagtcaaTAAACCTTGTCTACAAGTTCGATTTGCCTACCGCAACATGGTCCGAACTCCAGGAGGATACTCAACCCTTTCGTGGCCAAATCGACTttccattaccaacacttctcagaacagtgtggctgcactaacttATTCactaactacggtaccgtgctctcaatacatctggtcctcagggttcttaaactatatcatgcaatttaagtaataaaaccagTATTATGATTTCATTTTCTCAACATACATCTCTCATCAGTATTTCCAACCATTCACAACacggtataaaaccatcatttcaCATCCCGGTATAAAATCGTCATTTCACATCTCGATATAAAACCGTCATTTCACATTTCGATATAAAACTTTCATTTCACATCTCACAAATCTGCCGCATTTCCAATATttccataaatcaatataaatcacattttcattgTATAATACCATAACCATACTCAAATTcaattatgtaataaaaataaatcattctTATGCCACATGATTTGAACGTTAATTCGTAATGCGATAAACTGCccgggaaaatatatttttactgaaaattagGTCTGATCATCTCCATGATTTTATTTagctcaaaaaatatatttttcggGAAACAGAGATGATTAACTTACTCACTTTGGctttccccaaatacgtataataatcaaaaccgtcaatttcatatgcctgaattattcagaaaatcatatacaacattCACGGTCCATATACtcaagtttaatcggttcaaatttgaGAAAAAGTTAACACaatctattccccttacatgTTCCTAAAAATACACCTACCACGCTCCTTGGAACAAACCCTAGGTTCCTTAATACGACAAGGAGAAGGCCTCCAGCAAGccgaggagaaagagagaggtgATTGGAGGCTGTGCCGGAACCCCGGGAggctgtaggagagagagagacacgcgGGAGAGATGAAACCCTAGCGGAGGGAGGGAGGAGAAATGAGGTGAAATGAGATTAAAATGACTTAAGTGTTATTTATAACTTCTCAACACGggacaaaatcgtcgacgattttcctgaaatttctaaaaccatcgacggtttgtcTCAAACCAAACCTCTCCCGACAAAACCGTCGACCGTTTGCCTGAGTCTTACAAAACTATTGACGATTTGGTGTTGTATCAAACCAGGttcttacatcctcccctccttataaaaatttcgtcctcaaaatttgttactCATACTTATCATCACTCCTGTAATTACCGAATCGATCATCTGACTTTAGGAaaagtcggtagccacccacatagcggccccatcccaaatttattaataaccctcacttatggtgaaggaataccatggttacaataacGGTCTTAAGGAGATTATAAGTaatcaaataaaattctcccaaaaccactcgAAACATAAAACTTGAAGCATAAAGATTTACAATCACTTAAACTTAACTGGACAACTTGCACAACACAAATTACATTCACAATCAAACTCTTACCTGAATAGTTTCACTTACCTGATTAGCATTGGGCCTTGTCAAATAATTGCGAGTACCTCTTACATACTAATTCTCATGAGACTTCCTCAACCGCATGATTAATCCAGAGcacttttgttagctttactgtaatcccaagaggggggtgaattggtattttaaaatttagtcccctaggtcaatccactagcacCAGTATTACATAAGCTTAAGGTAAATTTAGTGCGTATAAaataatcaatatatatattcGGCAGAAATTAAACTGTACAAgtgatttaattaagcatgcacgataaagcagtaaatagaaatgacactagaaatgttatcgaggttcggcaaactgcttacatccccgccttggctcaccagcacaagcattacactatgggctcacttaacgagtggaacgacacctaaatacaaccaggtcaattagcataaggctgacttcaacttttacaaccaatcctttcaggctggattaccgccccctcaggccacgcctggaatacaacagtatttcaatacaagatgcgcACAAATAAAATGATtcttaatcaagcagatttgtactaataataatcaaaacacaccaatcatgtaagaacaataggcttaatggtgtatatgtgcaatcaatactcagaaaagtgattatctcaaatcaagcacaagagtgtatctacaagcaagtctttgaaactaagtaatgataaaatctcaatctcagtttagggttttaaagattcaagccaatggaaatttagaatatctcaaaaataattttctcaatatcaagcacaaggagatattcaaatctaagcttgtaaaagtatttttatgcacaaaaatacaagctaatgaatcttgcaacaatagtgcaaagacccacaaggCTATGAGATTTTTCCAAACCAaagatttactatataaaatcaaggggaaaaatctttgcttagccctcaaataaaaatcaaatacacaagaacatgtgagggtttctagcaataatactcaatgaataaaacactcacaatactagatttctcaaaggaatggaagtatttgagtgtatgggcttagtatgAGAAAATagcatttgaaaatttttcaaagagttttttgctaattagtttgttaattattttctaatctaagcaaatgagcccctatatatagagaagggctaaattttgaccattggggacataggggtaattattaaaattgttttaaaattgtttaagaaaattaaccccatttaacctttCTTGACCGCGGTACAAATTAAAATAACCCAAGAGTTTCAAGTGTCTGATCCACGGTCCAGTCTCCCAAATAGACATAAtgaaaaaaagttaatttttgaagttcgggtgcccaaaatagggttcggtttgctgacttAAGGCGATTTCCATTGTGTCTGCAGTTCGATCGCCTGGTCCTGAGTTCAGtttaccgaactcatgtgtttggtagGCCAAGGCATTTTGGAAAGTGAAattcgggctgccgagttggtgggaaaagtcagaatcatggttcggttgaccgaggacagTACGTTCATTTTAGTTCGGTCGtccaaaaccaagtcaacttgCTAATTGGTCAATGATTTAGTCACAATCACCCCAAGTGTTTTGAACACAGTAATTCAGTTGCCTGAAGCCTCACTAATTTTACATTATAAGTCCAGTTTTGCTTCAATTAAATcccttgataatatatgtgattttagggacatcttatgtgtatgtgcaaggacctaaggtcttgagcttattgcatctacatgcatgatatgcagtgattattacagacattttcctaaattactattacagacccgaatgagcataaaataaattacaataagaataaatcttttgggtctttagactttaagtcttctcatgccatcaagtgatcttgcaaatatgaacctgcacacaaatttgatagacattaaatacctgagtatttgtcataatcaaaaccgggtatgtCCAATAGGGTCAACAACTTTCACCAACGGTATCTTCTTGGTATGCAATTCTTGCTCCTTCCAGTTTAGGATATGAACTAACACTTTATCATATGATAAGGTGTCACTCACTTCCAAAGACTCGTAACTTATCACATGcaaaggatctgggatgtattttctcaacatagacacgtgaaatacgtcatggatcctagatagagCTGGGGGTGACGCTATTCTGTAAGCAACTGGATTAatcctctctagaatctcgaatggcccaatatacttagggcttaacttacccttcttcttaaatatcataaccccttttattggagcaatcctaaaaaatatcatgACCCCTACATCAAATTCTAGCTCTCACCGGCGAGTATCAGTATAACTCTTCTGCTAACCCTGAGTTGTTTGAATTCTATTCcggataagcttgattttcttaaAAGTTTGTCGAATAATTTCTAGTCTCAAAATTTGCCTTtttccaacctcatcccaatacagtggagatcggcaccttcgaccatacaacgCTTCATAAGTGTCATCCCAATATTGGTCTGGTAACTATTGTTGTAAATGAACTCAACTAATGgaaaatattgaatccaactaccgctGAAATCCAGCatacacgctcgcaacatatcttccaatatctggaTTGTTCTCTCTGACTATCTATCAGTATGGGGGTGAAATGTTATGCTAAATGTCAGTTGAGATCCCAAAGTTCTCTGTTAGCTTTTCCAAAACTAGgaggtgaaccgtgggtctcgatctaataCAATGGACATTGGTACGCCATGAAGTCTAACTATGTCCTACACATACAACTCTGCCAACTtattcatggaataactgactttgaTTGTATAATATCCCCCTTtcgggcgttgtcactttcccctaggggccttgcgcccgtggcaacaacgggtacctatcagagcactcactgagattgaggcgttacatATCGCCatccctcaattcagcaagccctcgggcgaagagtcttacttcgccacaatcattcataagtgagagttcccgaggatcgGGGGTtactacccctttgctctgataccatctgtaacgccttgaacccttaaacccgggtccggcgcgtttaacctgataaaatctctaataaatcatattccataattaacataacatacgcagcggaaaacataattataatctccatataacataataccagagtttactaattctaactataatccatattaaatcatccaacacctaaATTTCCTttaatctacataactcccaaaataatttagtatgttcacaaactttcttttctccacagacttaaaatataaggacgtaacataaatttttttcggatctcataattaacatagaaatataccattttcttttactatttcccaataatgttatagaacatcgagctctctaagctcgatctcgatgaaatcctgaaaaaaaaaaaaatttatattctggtgagacacatctcagtaagggaagagaccatatattaaagcagtgtgtggccaacatgagtttatatataatataatatttaacatttgaaaatccttaacataattttcaaaagcattccttgatcctaatcaaacacatgcgaatgtttaacccatgagatttcccgaggataggggtgattacccgcccatacaagtagcacccctctactctgatacttaggtaaccctaaggtcacaattaaaacatatcagagcactcaccttactcagtaagccctcaagtggtagattgatctcatactcacgcattcaacaataatttatcggcaaaggccctaaggataaggaaatctacctgcccatacaagtaggttccctctaccctagtacgttatgtagctactaccacatctgaagctactagtgcacttgccttactcagcaagccctcaggagaaaggtacgcctcgcccaatcgtaacatgttctacatacatacatacttctagtatcataatacatcattcttttctgtcattatacattcatgcacattcattcctgtttaTAACTTAAcgttgcatttcgtttcactttaagtgactctttcccatttacatcatttacctttgtcatttcatttcattgccatttcatcgtcatttcattgcataacatttcatttcattacttcgtactacagttggtctttagccatcatcagttagtctacgtagaaacgtgctaaatctgctaacacagctccttttagctgtcatcagttagtctac
It encodes the following:
- the LOC131152906 gene encoding replication protein A 14 kDa subunit B-like, with translation MDTSNPAVFVNMDLLRMYVGRKVRAVVQVIRSDGGVIIGKSTDDQQIVVKGSPPAALTTFVEVIGVADSNQSIRAEIWTNFGDSFDTHNYNQICVLANGEFKHLFI